From a region of the Panicum virgatum strain AP13 chromosome 2K, P.virgatum_v5, whole genome shotgun sequence genome:
- the LOC120695336 gene encoding uncharacterized protein LOC120695336, translated as MGSHFTCEVCGNDGHSGNDCPETCEDYAYLNNNNNSFNKKVESLLAQIAASVPVSENVKAVTTRGGKSTRDPPHPNHVEKAPTAQEEEQPTQQEETREPEKGMAPQDYIETSFLSFPTRNRKAAVDEQLTRFVEMIQKIHVNVPLLDVMHVPTYTRYIKENISNKRPLPTTKVVKLTEECSASILNQPLEKKKDPGCPTITCSIGAQHFSRALCDLGASVSVMPKAVYDKVNFTYLTPTPMHLQLADSSVRYPEGIAEDVPVKVRDYFIPVDFVVLDMDISKDTPLILGRPFLSTAGTQINVGAREIRFNINGKEERFPFQPKVEQCSMIKIKFGPNP; from the exons atgggttcgcacttcacgtgcgaagtctgcGGCAACGATGGACATtcggggaacgactgccccgaAACCTGTGAAGACTACGCATACCtcaacaacaataacaacag TTTCAATAAAAAGGTTGAATCTCTTCTTGCCCAAATTGCTGCTTCTGTTCCTGTCTCCGAGAATGTAAAAGCGGTGACCACGAGGGGTGGTAAGTCCACTCGTGATCCACCACACCCTAACCATGTTGAAAAAGCACCGACAGCCCAAGAAGAAGAGCAACCAACACAGCAAGAAGAAACCAGGGAACCAGAAAAGGGAATGGCTCCACAAGACTATATCGAGACCAGCTTCCTATCGTTTCCTACCCGTAACCGAAAGGCAGCCGTGGATGAGCAGTTAACCCGTTTTGTTGAGATGATCCAGAAGATACATGTTAACGTCCCTCTGCTAGATGTGATGCATGTGCCAACCTACACCCGGTATATCAAGGAGAACATTAGCAACAAACGGCCGCTGCCCACCACAAAGGTTGTCAAGCTCACAGAAGAGTGTAGTGCATCTATACTCAACCAACCtctggagaagaagaaagatccaggATGCCCCACAATCACGTGTTCAATCGGGGCACAACACTTCAGCCGTGCCTTGTGTGACTTAGGAGCAAGTGTCAGCGTGATGCCAAAAGCCGTCTACGACAAGGTAAACTTCACGTACCTCACGCCAACTCCAATGCATCTCCAGCTGGCAGACTCTTCGGTACGGTATCCAGAGGGGATTGCAGAAGATGTACCGGTGAAAGTTAGGGACTACTTCATCCCTGTCGACTTCGTGGTACTGGACATGGACATTTCCAAGGATACACCACTTATTCTAGGAAGACCATTCCTAAGCACTGCGGGGACACAAATCAATGTTGGAGCTAGAGAAATCCGCTTCAATATCAATGGCAAGGAAGAAAGGTTCCCATTCCAGCCCAAGGTTGAGCAGTGCTCTATGatcaaaatcaagtttgggCCAAACCCATGA